Proteins encoded together in one Janthinobacterium tructae window:
- a CDS encoding glycosyltransferase has product MNASVAQHGDTREKYGKLDKRMIRKKICFVSTVPIPLLVFMREHVEKLSEYYDITLLCSGDGHELKGMLNDRVVFQSIAIERKIKLVADLLALLALLRIFRQKKFDCVHSLMPKAGLLAMLAAWLTRVPVRIHIFTGQVWFAKSGLPRAILKWMDRIVAACATHLMADSPSQSDFLVAEKVVPRAKITVLGQGSISGVDVGRFQFDADARHRVRAELGIADDAIVFLFLARLTRVKGILNLSKAFAGIEAQMPRAQLLIVGPDEEQLTPLLEQEWAGCAQKVHRVNYTNQPERYMSAADIFCLPSYLEGFSSATIQAAGVGLPAIVSHIYGLTDAVKGGVTGIFHEAGDIAQMQNAMRRLYADENLRQQMGAAAQRRAYQDFSQEVIVEAMRDYYQQVIGGQENQDV; this is encoded by the coding sequence GCCAATTCCGCTTCTGGTTTTTATGCGAGAGCACGTGGAGAAACTATCAGAGTATTATGACATCACCCTTCTGTGCAGCGGCGACGGACATGAACTGAAAGGCATGCTGAATGACCGCGTCGTCTTTCAATCCATTGCCATCGAACGCAAAATCAAGCTTGTTGCCGATCTCCTGGCTTTACTGGCATTGCTGCGGATATTCCGACAGAAAAAATTTGACTGCGTCCACTCCTTGATGCCCAAAGCGGGCCTGCTCGCCATGTTGGCTGCCTGGCTGACGCGGGTGCCGGTCAGAATTCATATTTTTACCGGTCAGGTCTGGTTCGCTAAGTCGGGACTCCCGCGCGCCATCCTCAAATGGATGGATCGGATTGTCGCTGCATGCGCAACACATCTGATGGCCGACAGTCCGTCGCAAAGCGATTTTCTGGTCGCTGAAAAGGTCGTCCCGCGAGCAAAAATTACCGTACTGGGGCAAGGTTCCATCAGTGGTGTCGACGTGGGACGCTTCCAATTTGACGCCGATGCACGCCACAGGGTGCGCGCCGAACTGGGTATCGCCGATGACGCCATCGTCTTTCTGTTCCTGGCCCGCCTGACGCGGGTAAAGGGTATCCTGAACCTGAGCAAGGCGTTTGCCGGCATAGAAGCCCAGATGCCGCGCGCGCAACTGCTGATCGTCGGCCCCGATGAGGAACAGCTGACGCCGCTGCTAGAGCAGGAATGGGCGGGATGCGCACAAAAAGTTCACCGCGTGAATTACACCAATCAACCAGAACGGTATATGTCGGCAGCCGATATTTTTTGCCTGCCCAGCTATCTGGAGGGCTTCAGTTCGGCAACCATCCAGGCGGCCGGCGTAGGCTTGCCGGCAATCGTGTCGCACATTTACGGCCTGACCGATGCGGTAAAGGGCGGGGTGACGGGGATCTTTCATGAAGCCGGAGACATTGCGCAGATGCAAAATGCAATGCGCCGGCTATATGCCGATGAAAATCTGCGCCAGCAAATGGGCGCAGCGGCGCAGCGACGCGCGTATCAAGATTTCTCACAAGAAGTGATTGTAGAAGCGATGAGAGACTACTATCAGCAAGTCATCGGCGGGCAGGAAAACCAAGATGTTTAA
- a CDS encoding sugar transferase, translating to MKRVFDLLLVLVASLILLIPVVLVALLVRLTSTGPALYWSDRVGRNNKIFKMPKFRSMRVGTPAVATHLLTDAQSHLTPVGNFLRKSSLDELPQLWSIIRGDMSFVGPRPALFNQQDLIALRTQYGVEKILPGLTGWAQVNGRDELPIPEKVKLDVQYMQRQSLPLDVKIIFLTFLKVIRRDGITH from the coding sequence GTGAAACGAGTGTTTGATCTCTTGCTAGTCTTGGTGGCATCTCTGATACTCCTCATTCCGGTAGTGCTGGTTGCGCTACTGGTGCGACTCACATCAACCGGCCCTGCCCTGTACTGGTCAGACCGCGTGGGGAGAAACAATAAAATTTTCAAAATGCCCAAGTTCCGCAGCATGCGGGTCGGTACACCGGCTGTGGCGACGCATTTGCTGACCGACGCCCAATCACATCTGACGCCAGTAGGCAACTTCTTGCGCAAGAGTAGTCTCGACGAACTGCCACAGCTATGGAGTATTATTCGTGGCGACATGAGCTTTGTCGGCCCCCGCCCCGCGCTGTTCAATCAGCAGGATTTAATTGCATTGCGCACGCAATATGGCGTCGAAAAGATCTTGCCAGGCCTGACGGGCTGGGCCCAAGTAAATGGCCGAGATGAATTGCCCATTCCAGAAAAAGTCAAACTGGATGTGCAATATATGCAGCGTCAATCCCTTCCGCTTGATGTGAAAATCATATTCCTGACATTTCTGAAGGTAATACGCCGAGATGGCATCACTCACTAA
- a CDS encoding lipopolysaccharide biosynthesis protein produces the protein MKHLDELQQDDHQHIYYDESETKLSDLLLPLWHARKLIIGVTLGATVIGGIGSVILSKYKSEGFLQFGGAIPLQKKNKDPKDSKETEPPTGIAISDYKRYAAAFNSAERFAEYTQEDKLTNAPEVIQLRKTFASREGISARIEPIYSFTKLDAKELGGGSKDSDSNVIGLRINYASASPEGAQKAVGLLGTYAMDTIVYLIYSDALRFKHAEMNTKITELENDIISSNEKQEQYKRKGNNLKQIITRYPDSANQATRQVVTVTEESARYLSPVAQLMSSEVEFAEASEAILKAKREQQQYKLLREYYDRVKVLLDSTKSGETILRGLEPIKHAVFKDKNMEDEAIRQVFNKLTIENQSALNLYLDKSRFIAGPSLPENRTEPLSLVLVFSALLGLLATGCFVLVRNWLKKNSTQIEG, from the coding sequence ATGAAACACCTTGACGAATTGCAACAAGACGATCATCAGCATATATATTATGATGAAAGCGAAACCAAGCTCAGCGACTTGCTGCTACCGCTATGGCATGCACGCAAGTTGATTATCGGCGTCACGCTCGGCGCGACCGTAATAGGTGGCATCGGCAGTGTGATTCTCTCCAAATACAAAAGCGAGGGATTTCTTCAGTTTGGTGGTGCGATACCCCTGCAAAAGAAAAACAAGGATCCCAAGGATAGCAAGGAAACCGAGCCGCCAACGGGTATCGCGATCAGCGACTACAAGCGTTATGCTGCCGCGTTCAACAGTGCGGAACGCTTCGCCGAATATACCCAAGAAGATAAATTGACCAATGCTCCTGAAGTCATTCAGTTGCGCAAGACCTTTGCCTCACGTGAAGGCATCAGTGCACGCATCGAACCTATTTACTCTTTCACAAAACTGGATGCCAAGGAATTGGGTGGGGGAAGCAAGGATAGCGACAGCAACGTAATAGGGTTGCGCATCAACTATGCATCCGCATCGCCAGAGGGCGCCCAAAAAGCTGTAGGCCTGCTTGGCACCTATGCTATGGATACGATCGTTTACTTGATCTATTCAGATGCCTTGCGCTTCAAGCATGCAGAAATGAACACGAAGATTACCGAACTCGAAAACGATATTATCTCCAGTAATGAAAAGCAAGAACAATACAAGCGCAAAGGCAATAATCTGAAACAGATTATTACGCGCTACCCTGACTCCGCCAATCAGGCGACACGTCAAGTGGTCACTGTTACAGAAGAAAGCGCGCGCTATCTGTCGCCGGTAGCTCAATTGATGAGTAGTGAAGTGGAGTTCGCAGAGGCCAGCGAGGCCATTCTCAAAGCCAAGCGGGAACAGCAGCAGTACAAGCTGCTGCGTGAGTATTATGATCGGGTCAAAGTATTACTCGACAGCACAAAGTCGGGCGAGACCATTTTGCGCGGCCTGGAACCCATCAAACACGCCGTCTTCAAAGACAAGAACATGGAAGACGAAGCTATCCGCCAAGTCTTTAACAAGCTCACTATCGAGAATCAATCAGCGCTCAATCTGTATCTGGACAAGAGCCGCTTCATTGCCGGTCCAAGCTTACCGGAAAATCGTACCGAGCCTCTGTCGCTGGTACTGGTGTTTAGTGCCTTGCTGGGCTTGCT
- a CDS encoding polysaccharide biosynthesis protein, producing the protein MKLFLEISRTQKKMIAATLDLFFLPLTFLLAIILRYDVVNSALLSQYLWLIIAAPLISIPIFTRLGLYRAVVRFIDQKIVYVVIIGVTISVALLVALTALVSHMEGYSRGVFGIYWVSAITYVVSSRFLARGILLNTNKDNPAVRIAIYGAGKAGTQLASALRAGHEYLPVAFIDDMKELKGATISGIKVYASVDLQQVIEKKNISEILLAMPSLSKGKQKNILNIVENHKVKVKVAPPVESLVNGELRIQDVRDIEIEDLLGRDQVIPHLNLISGCITGKSVMVTGAGGSIGSELCRQIIKLHPARLILLEMSEFALYSIKQELKDIKHLHGSGVELVPFLGSVLDIEKCKSILATFKVETLYHAAAYKHVPLVEHNPIDGVRNNVFGTLSIAQAAMAAGVKSFVLISTDKAVRPTNVMGTTKRLAELILQAFAREQTNTRFCMVRFGNVLGSSGSVVPLFRKQIEAGGPITLTHPEITRYFMTIPEAAQLVLQAGGMGKGGDVFVLDMGDPVKIMDLAERMIHLSGLEVRSKAAPDGIEIEHVGLRPGEKLYEELLIGNNVEGTEHPLIMRAQESEIAWSELRTILSNMENACKNFEYEELRALLQLAVKEYTPLCGIEDFIWANRNRLNGNEQQTIVENPSYKIR; encoded by the coding sequence ATGAAATTATTTCTTGAAATTTCCCGCACGCAAAAAAAAATGATTGCAGCGACGCTCGATCTATTCTTTTTGCCGTTGACTTTTCTCCTCGCGATCATACTACGTTACGATGTAGTAAATAGCGCTTTATTATCACAATATCTGTGGCTGATCATAGCGGCACCGCTGATATCGATTCCGATCTTTACGCGACTCGGGCTTTACCGCGCAGTGGTCCGTTTTATCGATCAGAAAATAGTCTATGTCGTCATCATTGGCGTCACTATATCAGTGGCATTGCTGGTCGCCTTGACAGCCCTGGTGTCACATATGGAGGGATATTCGCGTGGCGTCTTCGGCATCTATTGGGTCAGTGCCATTACCTATGTTGTGTCCAGCCGCTTCCTGGCCAGAGGCATTTTGCTCAATACAAACAAGGACAATCCGGCAGTCAGGATTGCCATCTACGGCGCAGGCAAGGCCGGCACCCAACTGGCAAGCGCCTTGCGCGCCGGTCATGAATATCTGCCGGTTGCCTTCATCGATGACATGAAGGAGTTGAAGGGCGCCACGATTTCCGGCATCAAAGTCTATGCATCCGTAGATCTGCAACAAGTTATCGAGAAAAAGAATATCAGCGAGATCCTGCTGGCCATGCCATCACTCAGCAAGGGAAAGCAAAAAAACATACTCAACATCGTTGAAAACCATAAGGTAAAAGTCAAGGTTGCGCCGCCAGTGGAAAGCTTGGTGAATGGTGAATTGCGTATCCAAGACGTGCGCGACATCGAAATCGAAGACTTGCTGGGTCGTGACCAGGTCATACCGCATTTAAACCTGATCTCTGGCTGCATTACCGGCAAGTCGGTGATGGTGACCGGTGCCGGAGGGTCCATCGGTTCTGAACTGTGCCGTCAAATCATCAAGTTGCACCCGGCGCGCCTGATTCTCCTGGAAATGTCCGAGTTTGCCCTGTATTCCATCAAGCAGGAACTCAAAGACATCAAACATCTTCACGGTTCGGGCGTGGAATTGGTGCCTTTCCTTGGTAGCGTGCTGGATATCGAAAAATGTAAAAGTATACTGGCTACATTCAAGGTCGAAACTCTGTACCATGCTGCCGCGTACAAGCACGTGCCTTTGGTGGAGCACAATCCTATCGACGGCGTCCGCAACAACGTATTTGGTACGCTGAGCATCGCCCAGGCCGCCATGGCCGCCGGTGTAAAAAGTTTTGTGCTGATTTCAACCGACAAGGCGGTACGTCCGACAAATGTCATGGGCACCACCAAGCGCCTTGCCGAATTGATTTTGCAGGCCTTTGCACGCGAGCAAACAAATACCCGTTTTTGCATGGTGCGCTTTGGCAACGTATTGGGTTCATCCGGATCTGTCGTACCCCTGTTTCGCAAGCAGATTGAAGCAGGTGGCCCCATCACCTTGACGCACCCCGAGATTACGCGCTATTTCATGACCATTCCGGAAGCTGCGCAGTTGGTGCTCCAGGCCGGCGGCATGGGGAAAGGTGGCGATGTCTTCGTGCTCGACATGGGCGATCCTGTCAAAATCATGGATCTGGCAGAACGCATGATTCATTTGAGCGGACTTGAAGTCAGGAGCAAAGCGGCGCCGGATGGCATTGAAATCGAACATGTCGGCTTACGCCCAGGTGAAAAGCTGTACGAGGAATTACTTATTGGAAATAATGTAGAGGGGACGGAACATCCGCTGATCATGCGGGCTCAAGAGTCAGAAATCGCATGGTCGGAACTGCGGACGATCTTGAGCAACATGGAGAATGCCTGCAAGAATTTTGAATATGAAGAACTGCGTGCCCTTTTGCAATTGGCAGTCAAAGAGTATACGCCACTCTGTGGCATCGAGGATTTCATCTGGGCTAACAGGAACCGGCTCAACGGAAACGAGCAACAAACTATTGTTGAAAATCCTTCGTACAAAATAAGGTAA
- a CDS encoding UDP-glucose 4-epimerase family protein yields MILVTGGTGFVGASVLCRLAEDGGTHALRAAVRRSDATVPYGIEKVLVDALTANTDWTAALSGVTAVVHCAARVHIMDDTAQHPLDEFRRVNVQGTLTLARQAAAAGVQRFIFVSSIKVNGEMTEAGALFTADDVPAPVDAYGVSKLEAEQGLRELEAQTGMEVVIIRPPLVYGQGVKANFAAMMRWLARGVPLPLGAIPNQRSLVALDNMVDLMVTCLRHTNAAGQTFLVSDGQDTSTTELLQRMAQAMGRRAHLIPVPASMLKLGAKLIGKSDVAQRLCGSLQVDIEKTRRVLGWTPPLTLDQGLQKAAKGNVRETSV; encoded by the coding sequence ATGATTTTGGTTACCGGTGGTACCGGCTTTGTAGGCGCATCCGTTTTATGCCGGCTGGCAGAGGATGGCGGCACCCATGCTCTACGCGCGGCGGTACGCAGATCCGATGCGACCGTCCCGTACGGCATCGAGAAAGTCCTCGTGGATGCGCTTACCGCAAACACTGACTGGACCGCGGCACTCTCCGGTGTGACAGCGGTGGTGCATTGCGCCGCACGCGTGCACATTATGGATGACACGGCACAGCATCCACTGGACGAATTTCGTCGAGTCAATGTCCAAGGGACCTTGACTTTGGCGCGCCAGGCTGCCGCCGCTGGCGTGCAGCGCTTTATATTTGTCAGCTCCATCAAGGTCAATGGCGAAATGACTGAGGCTGGCGCCCTCTTCACCGCCGATGACGTTCCGGCGCCCGTTGATGCCTATGGCGTGTCAAAATTGGAGGCCGAACAGGGCCTGCGCGAACTGGAAGCGCAAACGGGTATGGAAGTCGTCATCATCCGTCCCCCGCTGGTATACGGACAGGGCGTCAAGGCGAATTTTGCCGCAATGATGCGCTGGCTGGCGCGCGGCGTTCCTTTGCCGCTGGGTGCAATCCCTAATCAGCGCAGTCTGGTCGCACTGGACAATATGGTTGATTTGATGGTCACGTGCCTGCGCCACACCAATGCCGCCGGACAAACTTTTTTGGTATCAGATGGCCAGGACACCTCCACCACCGAATTATTGCAACGCATGGCACAGGCCATGGGCCGCCGCGCGCACCTGATTCCCGTGCCCGCGAGCATGCTGAAACTCGGCGCCAAACTGATAGGCAAATCAGATGTCGCACAACGCCTGTGCGGTTCGCTGCAGGTTGATATTGAAAAAACGCGCCGTGTTCTGGGATGGACACCGCCCCTGACGCTTGATCAGGGTTTGCAAAAAGCAGCGAAAGGAAATGTACGTGAAACGAGTGTTTGA